The following coding sequences lie in one Myxococcales bacterium genomic window:
- a CDS encoding redoxin domain-containing protein — MNLRAAPEWQTTQWFNTPEPLSLAKLRGRVVLLEAFQMLCPGCVARALPQAKRVAELFADAPLNVIGLHTVFEHHDAMGPESLKAFLHEYKITFPVGIDRPSPGDEPTPCTMKAYAMQGTPTTILIDAQGRLRRQMFGSHEDLLLGAEIATLLNERDSVASVASAAKPGASRESACDDQGCPIG; from the coding sequence ATGAATCTGCGAGCTGCCCCCGAATGGCAAACCACCCAATGGTTCAACACGCCCGAGCCACTGTCATTGGCTAAATTGCGCGGCCGGGTGGTGCTGTTGGAAGCATTTCAAATGCTGTGTCCTGGATGTGTGGCGAGAGCACTGCCGCAGGCAAAGCGCGTCGCAGAACTCTTTGCCGATGCGCCGCTCAACGTCATCGGACTGCACACGGTGTTTGAGCACCACGATGCAATGGGGCCCGAGTCACTAAAAGCGTTCCTCCACGAATACAAAATTACGTTTCCGGTTGGCATTGACCGTCCGAGCCCCGGTGACGAGCCAACGCCCTGCACCATGAAAGCCTATGCGATGCAGGGCACACCCACCACCATTTTGATTGACGCTCAAGGTCGCTTACGGCGACAGATGTTTGGCTCGCATGAGGACCTGCTGCTTGGCGCAGAAATCGCGACTCTGTTGAACGAGCGCGACTCCGTGGCCTCGGTTGCATCGGCGGCCAAGCCCGGCGCGTCACGAGAATCCGCCTGTGACGACCAAGGCTGCCCCATCGGGTAG
- a CDS encoding transposase, protein MDEAKTGSLTFVQRFDSALRLNPHLHVLMLDGVYIHGEFFPLPAPSDDELIKMASDLSRKVLAHLCRYLSRPPVATQRLRRYRDGKLMYKLKRRFADGTEAVAFEPLDLISRLCALVLAPRFHLLRYHGVLAAHAKERRHVVLGPQSDEGENLQLRFWDDDPSEPSKKRIPWAKLLGRVFKVDVRLCPSCGGPIKIIEFVDAQAAAGTIRAPPTVLSVAPQLPLPFAG, encoded by the coding sequence GTGGATGAAGCGAAAACCGGCTCGCTTACTTTTGTGCAACGCTTTGATTCAGCGTTGCGCCTCAACCCCCATCTTCATGTGTTGATGCTTGATGGGGTGTACATCCATGGGGAGTTTTTCCCACTGCCGGCTCCGAGTGACGATGAGCTCATCAAGATGGCCAGCGACCTCAGCCGCAAAGTCTTGGCGCACCTCTGCCGTTATCTATCCCGCCCCCCGGTCGCGACCCAACGTCTGCGCCGCTACCGTGATGGCAAGTTGATGTACAAACTCAAACGCCGCTTTGCCGATGGCACCGAAGCGGTAGCGTTTGAGCCGCTGGACCTTATCAGCCGACTTTGCGCCTTGGTGCTAGCACCGAGGTTTCATCTTCTTAGGTACCATGGCGTTCTTGCTGCCCACGCCAAAGAGCGCCGCCATGTGGTCCTAGGACCGCAATCGGACGAAGGCGAAAACTTGCAGCTGCGTTTCTGGGACGATGACCCTTCTGAGCCAAGCAAAAAGCGCATCCCATGGGCCAAACTCCTCGGCCGTGTTTTCAAAGTCGATGTCCGTCTTTGCCCATCCTGTGGTGGTCCCATAAAAATCATCGAGTTCGTCGATGCCCAAGCTGCCGCCGGCACCATCCGAGCGCCACCCACCGTCCTGTCCGTGGCCCCACAGCTACCCTTGCCCTTTGCCGGCTAA